Proteins encoded together in one Centropristis striata isolate RG_2023a ecotype Rhode Island chromosome 6, C.striata_1.0, whole genome shotgun sequence window:
- the clpxb gene encoding ATP-dependent Clp protease ATP-binding subunit clpX-like, mitochondrial isoform X1, translated as MSCPCTSAARLFLNTAHRGLSCSRIQLFSLSRQGSRETHLPPRVRVRSFSETAVCYAAKDGTTKDGGSDGGKKSISEGKRLSGSGGSGKGGSQLRCPKCGDPCTHVETFVSSTRFVKCEKCHHFFVVLSETDSKKGLNKEPESAAEAVKLAFAQKPPPPPKKIYAYLDKYVVGQSYAKKVLAVAVYNHYKRIYNNIPAGSRQQVEVEKQPSLTPRELEMRRREDEYRFTKLLQIAGISPHGNALGASMQQQASQQAPQERRGGEVLDSTHTDIKLEKSNIILLGPTGSGKTLLAQTLARCLDVPFAICDCTTLTQAGYVGEDIESVIAKLLQDANYSVEKAQQGIVFLDEVDKIGSVPGIHQLRDVGGEGVQQGLLKLLEGTIVNVPEKNSRKLRGETVQVDTTNILFVASGAFNGLDRIISRRKNEKYLGFGTPSNLGKGRRAAAAADLANTSGETDTVAEIEEKDRLLKHVEARDLIEFGMIPEFVGRLPVVVPLHSLDEETLVRILTEPRNAVVPQYQALFSMDKCELNVTPDALRAIARMALERKTGARGLRSIMEKLLLEPMFEVPHSDIMAVELNKEIVQGKSQPRYIRAPAKESAEEEYDSGIEEENWPRQADAANN; from the exons G gATTGTCCTGCTCCCGGATCCAGTTGTTTTCTCTGAGTCGTCAGGGGTCTCGGGAAACTCATTTACCTCCCCGGGTACGGGTGAGGTCGTTTTCAGAGACTGCTGTCTGCTACGCTGCTAAAGATGGGACTACAAAGGACGGTGGAAGTGATGGTGGAAAG AAAAGCATCAGCGAGGGGAAGAGACTCTCTGGCTCTGGAGGATCAGGCAAGGGGGGAAGCCAGCTACGCTGTCCTAAATGTGGAGATCCTTGCACACATGTAGAGACCTTTGTAT CATCAACACGATTTGTGAAATGTGAGAAATGCCATCACTTTTTCGTGGTTCTGTCTGAAACGGACTCCAAGAAGGGGCTAAACAAAGAGCCAGAATCTGCTGCGGAGGCAGTGAAACTGGCATTTGCACAGaaacctccccctcctcctaaGAAG ATTTATGCTTACCTCGACAAGTACGTTGTTGGCCAGTCCTATGCAAAAAAGGTGTTGGCAGTTGCAGTGTACAATCACTATAAACGCATCTACAACAACATCCCTGCTGGAAGTCGACAGCAGGTGGAGGTGGAAAAACAGCCCTCTCTAACACCGCGTG AGCTAGAGATGAGAAGACGAGAGGATGAGTACAGGTTCACAA agctgctgcagattGCAGGGATCAGTCCTCATGGAAATGCTCTGGGGGCGTCCATGCAGCAACAAGCAAGCCAGCAGGCCCCACAGGAGAGGAGGGGCGGGGAGGTCCTGGActccacacacactgacattaaACTGGAGAAGAGCAACATCATACTTCTTGGTCCAACCGGCTCAG GAAAAACATTGTTGGCTCAGACGCTGGCTCGTTGTCTGGATGTTCCCTTTGCGATCTGTGATTGCACCACACTAACTCAAGCTGGATATGTGGGAGAAGACATCGAGTCAGTTATTGCCAAACTGCTGCAAGACGCCAACTACTCAGTGGAAAAAGCACAGCAAG GTATTGTGTTTCTGGACGAGGTCGATAAGATTGGCAGCGTGCCTGGAATCCATCAACTGAGAGATGTAGGAGGAGAGGGAGTCCAGCAG GGGTTGCTTAAACTATTGGAGGGCACAATCGTCAATGTCCCTGAGAAAAACTCCAGGAAACTGAGAGGAGAAACTGTGCAGGTAGACACGACAAACATTCTGTTTGTTGCATCCGGTGCCTTCAACGGACTCGACAGAATCATCAGCagaagaaagaatgaaaag TATTTGGGTTTTGGAACTCCCTCCAACCTGGGGAAAGGGCGCCGTGCAGCGGCTGCCGCAGACTTGGCCAACACCAGCGGTGAGACAGACACAGTGGCAGAGATCGAGGAGAAGGACCGGCTGCTGAAGCACGTCGAAGCCAGGGACCTGATTGAGTTTGGAATGATCCCAGAGTTTGTTGGTCGTCTTCCTGTGGTTGTACCTCTGCACAGCCTGGATGAAGAAACACTCGTCCGAATCTTGACAGAACCACGCAACGCTGTTGTGCCCCAGTACCAGGCTCTGTTCAGCATGGACAAA tGTGAACTCAATGTGACTCCAGATGCGTTGAGGGCCATCGCCAGGATGGCTCTGGAGAGAAAAACTGGAGCTCGTGGGCTCAGATCTATTATG GAAAAGCTTCTCCTGGAGCCCATGTTCGAGGTGCCACACTCTGACATCATGGCTGTTGAGCTGAACAAAGAAATTGTCCAAGGAAAATCACAACCCAGATATATCAG AGCTCCAGCCAAGGAGTCTGCAGAAGAGGAATACGACTCAGGCATTGAGGAGGAGAACTGGCCTCGGCAGGCGGACGCTGCTAACAACTGA
- the clpxb gene encoding ATP-dependent Clp protease ATP-binding subunit clpX-like, mitochondrial isoform X2: MSCPCTSAARLFLNTAHRGLSCSRIQLFSLSRQGSRETHLPPRVRVRSFSETAVCYAAKDGTTKDGGSDGGKKSISEGKRLSGSGGSGKGGSQLRCPKCGDPCTHVETFVSSTRFVKCEKCHHFFVVLSETDSKKGLNKEPESAAEAVKLAFAQKPPPPPKKIYAYLDKYVVGQSYAKKVLAVAVYNHYKRIYNNIPAGSRQQVEVEKQPSLTPRELLQIAGISPHGNALGASMQQQASQQAPQERRGGEVLDSTHTDIKLEKSNIILLGPTGSGKTLLAQTLARCLDVPFAICDCTTLTQAGYVGEDIESVIAKLLQDANYSVEKAQQGIVFLDEVDKIGSVPGIHQLRDVGGEGVQQGLLKLLEGTIVNVPEKNSRKLRGETVQVDTTNILFVASGAFNGLDRIISRRKNEKYLGFGTPSNLGKGRRAAAAADLANTSGETDTVAEIEEKDRLLKHVEARDLIEFGMIPEFVGRLPVVVPLHSLDEETLVRILTEPRNAVVPQYQALFSMDKCELNVTPDALRAIARMALERKTGARGLRSIMEKLLLEPMFEVPHSDIMAVELNKEIVQGKSQPRYIRAPAKESAEEEYDSGIEEENWPRQADAANN; encoded by the exons G gATTGTCCTGCTCCCGGATCCAGTTGTTTTCTCTGAGTCGTCAGGGGTCTCGGGAAACTCATTTACCTCCCCGGGTACGGGTGAGGTCGTTTTCAGAGACTGCTGTCTGCTACGCTGCTAAAGATGGGACTACAAAGGACGGTGGAAGTGATGGTGGAAAG AAAAGCATCAGCGAGGGGAAGAGACTCTCTGGCTCTGGAGGATCAGGCAAGGGGGGAAGCCAGCTACGCTGTCCTAAATGTGGAGATCCTTGCACACATGTAGAGACCTTTGTAT CATCAACACGATTTGTGAAATGTGAGAAATGCCATCACTTTTTCGTGGTTCTGTCTGAAACGGACTCCAAGAAGGGGCTAAACAAAGAGCCAGAATCTGCTGCGGAGGCAGTGAAACTGGCATTTGCACAGaaacctccccctcctcctaaGAAG ATTTATGCTTACCTCGACAAGTACGTTGTTGGCCAGTCCTATGCAAAAAAGGTGTTGGCAGTTGCAGTGTACAATCACTATAAACGCATCTACAACAACATCCCTGCTGGAAGTCGACAGCAGGTGGAGGTGGAAAAACAGCCCTCTCTAACACCGCGTG agctgctgcagattGCAGGGATCAGTCCTCATGGAAATGCTCTGGGGGCGTCCATGCAGCAACAAGCAAGCCAGCAGGCCCCACAGGAGAGGAGGGGCGGGGAGGTCCTGGActccacacacactgacattaaACTGGAGAAGAGCAACATCATACTTCTTGGTCCAACCGGCTCAG GAAAAACATTGTTGGCTCAGACGCTGGCTCGTTGTCTGGATGTTCCCTTTGCGATCTGTGATTGCACCACACTAACTCAAGCTGGATATGTGGGAGAAGACATCGAGTCAGTTATTGCCAAACTGCTGCAAGACGCCAACTACTCAGTGGAAAAAGCACAGCAAG GTATTGTGTTTCTGGACGAGGTCGATAAGATTGGCAGCGTGCCTGGAATCCATCAACTGAGAGATGTAGGAGGAGAGGGAGTCCAGCAG GGGTTGCTTAAACTATTGGAGGGCACAATCGTCAATGTCCCTGAGAAAAACTCCAGGAAACTGAGAGGAGAAACTGTGCAGGTAGACACGACAAACATTCTGTTTGTTGCATCCGGTGCCTTCAACGGACTCGACAGAATCATCAGCagaagaaagaatgaaaag TATTTGGGTTTTGGAACTCCCTCCAACCTGGGGAAAGGGCGCCGTGCAGCGGCTGCCGCAGACTTGGCCAACACCAGCGGTGAGACAGACACAGTGGCAGAGATCGAGGAGAAGGACCGGCTGCTGAAGCACGTCGAAGCCAGGGACCTGATTGAGTTTGGAATGATCCCAGAGTTTGTTGGTCGTCTTCCTGTGGTTGTACCTCTGCACAGCCTGGATGAAGAAACACTCGTCCGAATCTTGACAGAACCACGCAACGCTGTTGTGCCCCAGTACCAGGCTCTGTTCAGCATGGACAAA tGTGAACTCAATGTGACTCCAGATGCGTTGAGGGCCATCGCCAGGATGGCTCTGGAGAGAAAAACTGGAGCTCGTGGGCTCAGATCTATTATG GAAAAGCTTCTCCTGGAGCCCATGTTCGAGGTGCCACACTCTGACATCATGGCTGTTGAGCTGAACAAAGAAATTGTCCAAGGAAAATCACAACCCAGATATATCAG AGCTCCAGCCAAGGAGTCTGCAGAAGAGGAATACGACTCAGGCATTGAGGAGGAGAACTGGCCTCGGCAGGCGGACGCTGCTAACAACTGA
- the LOC131973549 gene encoding ubiquitin-associated protein 1-like, with protein sequence MNTLEDVPFQTLLGPLEEEVQLVMAPDITIPDCRQILRDTEYGFNLEKWILTVKQPVCQAASCPPYWLMFSSPQDSRRTNRRNSDTWVLIARPRSHSLNSADTRRLYHRTVKFLISDSDDEDDEASSTEDAPRSIMSRERPRSAAPKDPVSRVKDMHLSPSTHICRPASPQSLRGHRGSLPSLHDCRQPLRALEPHRSQQASPLPHGQKSSKKRQRSLGSVSRKYSQNTQPALSPPRLQKQRPSSAGPVVKNQRQKALRTGGSRGVFFDSAAELLSALSQEERELLETITEKGYPLRTAILALQKTGYHSPEKILKYLVASDRLCKLGYDEAQVEEALEMFQNCESKAAEFLRLLTQFNEMGFQQNAIKEVLLVHENHHEKALEELMTRMA encoded by the exons ATGAACACTCTGGAGGACGTCCCGTTTCAGACCCTGCTGGGTCCACTGGAGGAGGAAGTGCAGCTTGTGATGGCTCCAGACATCACCATACCAGACTGCCGTCAGATACTACGAGACACTGAG tATGGCTTCAACCTGGAGAAATGGATCCTAACAGTGAAGCAGCCGGTCTGTCAGGCTGCATCCTGCCCCCCTTACTGGCTGATGTTCAGCAGCCCTCAGGACAGCCGCAGGACCAATCGCAGGAACAGTGACACATGGGTCCTGATCGCCCGGCCCCGCAGTCATAGCCTGAACTCTGCAGACACCCGCCGGCTCTACCACCGCACCGTCAAGTTCCTCATATCTGACTCTGATGATGAAGACGATGAAGCCTCCTCCACTGAAGATGCACCTCGCTCCATCATGAGCAGAGAGAGGCCACGGAGCGCTGCACCCAAAGACCCCGTCTCCAGAGTCAAAGACATGCACCTCAGTCCTTCCACGCACATCTGTAGGCCTGCCTCACCTCAGAGCCTCAGGGGCCACAGAGGCTCTTTACCTTCTCTCCATGACTGCAGACAACCTCTGAGAGCACTGGAGCCGCACAGGTCCCAGCAGGCCAGCCCCCTCCCTCACGGGCAGAAGAGCAGCAAGAAGAGGCAGCGTTCACTGGGCTCTGTGAGCAGAAAGTACTCCCAGAACACACAACCTGCTCTCTCTCCGCCCAGGCTGCAGAAGCAAAGACCCTCCTCTGCAGGGCCTGTTGTCAAAAACCAAAGACAgaag GCTCTGAGGACTGGAGGCTCTCGTGGGGTTTTCTTTGACTCAGCAGCAGAGTTGTTGTCAGCACTCAGCCAGGAAGAGAGGGAGCTACTTGAGACCATCACAGAGAAGGGTTACCCTTTACGCACAGCTATTCTGGCTCTGCAGAAGACAGGCTATCACAGCCCAGAGAAG ATACTAAAGTACCTGGTAGCCAGTGACCGTCTGTGTAAGCTTGGTTATGATGAAGCACAGGTGGAGGAGGCCTTGGAGATGTTTCAGAACTGTGAGAGCAAG GCTGCTGAGTTCCTGCGCCTTCTCACCCAGTTCAATGAGATGGGCTTCCAGCAAAATGCAATCAAAGAAGTGCTGCTTGTTCATGAGAATCATCATGAGAAGGCTCTTGAAGAACTCATGACGCGCATGGCTTAA
- the LOC131973539 gene encoding protein regulator of cytokinesis 1-like isoform X1 has translation MSDSDCEVHAAESVAYLNRTLIRLQDIWDEIGIPEEQRLQRTKDVHKHIKGLLDLMIAEEEGLKKRLLKDIQSSLKELNDLCAELQLPPFEEEDGCTMLQMEKNSRTRLEVMKAQKKQRMEELKGLVDKDRELCDIMCTTPFYIDQDSIPSLKQLETYRAYLNDLTQQKESRHDEFVSVKKEIAIVMDELERHPETSFEMDVMCEDEEAFCLSNDNIAALKLLLSQLQERKAENERCCSAHRSKIQELWERLQIPQEERESFSEHMVKSKKRNIEALQAEVQRLEVLKMQSMKSVIEAIRAEIALFWQRCFYSQEQQQAFVPYHYDDFTEELLNLHEAEVKTLKKCYEEHRELFEGVTKWQENWTLYLELDKKANDPSRFNNRGGNLLKEEKQRADLQKSLPKLEKSLKAQIDVWEQEQGREFLVNGQKFLEYVQQQWDHHHAEKEKEKLDRQLKKSKQIQEDMLYGTSMRTPSKRRIGGTPTPGKVRKLNGTSTLSTPNSFLSSGLGGTMCQSSIQKLPPSASKGQGLRTPGHGKTPRALDRNKENISHLRNTPGGTLRSQDTQDHTFTFNSVAGSYSEFARDLSKASKSNVKAGVLNSTVSHQ, from the exons ATGAGTGATTCAGATTG TGAAGTCCACGCAGCAGAATCGGTTGCCTACCTCAACAGGACACTCATCAGGCTGCAGGATATTTGGGATGAAATCGGGATTCCAGAGGAACAGCGCCTACAGAGAACCAAGGATGTTCATAAGCACATAAAA GGTCTCCTGGACCTGATGATTGCAGAAGAAGAGGGGCTCAAGAAAAGATTACTGAAAGACATACAGTCATCTCTTAAGGAACTTAATGATTTGTGTGCTGAACTTCAGTTGCCCCCCTTTGAG GAAGAAGATGGCTGCACCATGTTGCAGATGGAAAAGAATAGCCGCACACGTCTGGAGGTCATGAAGGCGCAAAAGAAGCAAAGAATGGAAGAGCTCAAGGGCCTTGTTGACAAAGACCGCGAGCTGTGTGATATTATGTGCACTACCCCATTTTACATTGACCAGGACTCAATCCCATCACTGAAGCAACTGGAGACATATCGTGCCTACCTGAATGACCTGACCCAACAGAAG GAAAGTCGTCATGATGAATTTGTCAGTGTTAAAAAGGAGATCGCCATAGTCATGGATGAGCTGGAGCGCCACCCAGAGACAAGTTTTGAAATGGATGTGATGTGTGAGGATGAGGAGGCATTTTGTTTGTCAAATGACAACATTGCTGCCCTTAAACTACTCCTTAGTCAG TTACAAGAACGCAAGGCTGAGAATGAACGTTGTTGTTCTGCTCATCGCTCTAAAATCCAGGAGCTGTGGGAAAGACTTCAGATTCCCCAAGAGGAGAGGGAATCCTTCTCTGAGCATATGGTCAAGTCTAAGAAGAGGAACATTGAGGCA CTCCAGGCTGAGGTCCAGCGTCTGGAGGTGCTGAAAATGCAGAGCATGAAGAGTGTCATTGAAGCCATCAGAGCTGAGATTGCCCTTTTCTGGCAGCGATGCTTCTACAGTCAAGAACAGCAGCAAGCTTTTGTTCCATATCATTATG ATGATTTCACTGAAGAGCTTCTTAACCTGCACGAGGCAGAGGTCAAGACCCTGAAGAAGTGTTATGAGGAACACAGAGAACTCTTTGAGGGAGTCACAAAATGGCAGGAGAACTGGACCTTGTACTTGGAACTTGAT AAAAAGGCCAATGACCCATCCAGATTCAACAACAGAGGTGGGAACCTTCTAAAAGAAGAGAAGCAAAGAGCTGACCTGCAGAAAAGTTTGCCTAAG CTGGAGAAGAGTCTTAAAGCCCAAATTGATGTTTGGGAGCAGGAGCAAGGCAGGGAATTCCTGGTCAACGGACAGAAATTTCTTGAGTATGTGCAGCAGCAGTGGGACCACCACCATGctgaaaaggaaaaagagaaacTGGACAGA CAATTGAAGAAATCTAAGCAGATACAGGAAGACATGTTATATGGAACATCAATGAGAACACCATCCAAAAGGCGGATAGGAGGGACTCCCACGCCTGGAAAAGTGAGAAAG CTCAATGGCACCTCGACCCTCTCCACTCCTAACAGCTTCCTTAGTTCAGGCCTCGGTGGAACCATGTGCCAGTCCTCCATCCAGAAACTACCTCCGTCTGCCAGCAAG GGTCAAGGCCTGCGAACCCCTGGACATGGAAAGACTCCCCGTGCACTAGACCGAAACAAGGAAAACATCTCCCATCTTAGAAACACTCCAGGTGGCACACTAAGGTCTCAGGATACTCAAGATCACACCTTCACCTTTAACTCTGTCGCTGGCTCCTATTCGGAATTTGCG AGGGACCTCTCGAAGGCTTCTAAATCAAATGTGAAGGCAGGAGTGCTGAACTCCACTGTCAGCCATCAGTGA
- the LOC131973539 gene encoding protein regulator of cytokinesis 1-like isoform X2 produces the protein MRVSEVHAAESVAYLNRTLIRLQDIWDEIGIPEEQRLQRTKDVHKHIKGLLDLMIAEEEGLKKRLLKDIQSSLKELNDLCAELQLPPFEEEDGCTMLQMEKNSRTRLEVMKAQKKQRMEELKGLVDKDRELCDIMCTTPFYIDQDSIPSLKQLETYRAYLNDLTQQKESRHDEFVSVKKEIAIVMDELERHPETSFEMDVMCEDEEAFCLSNDNIAALKLLLSQLQERKAENERCCSAHRSKIQELWERLQIPQEERESFSEHMVKSKKRNIEALQAEVQRLEVLKMQSMKSVIEAIRAEIALFWQRCFYSQEQQQAFVPYHYDDFTEELLNLHEAEVKTLKKCYEEHRELFEGVTKWQENWTLYLELDKKANDPSRFNNRGGNLLKEEKQRADLQKSLPKLEKSLKAQIDVWEQEQGREFLVNGQKFLEYVQQQWDHHHAEKEKEKLDRQLKKSKQIQEDMLYGTSMRTPSKRRIGGTPTPGKVRKLNGTSTLSTPNSFLSSGLGGTMCQSSIQKLPPSASKGQGLRTPGHGKTPRALDRNKENISHLRNTPGGTLRSQDTQDHTFTFNSVAGSYSEFARDLSKASKSNVKAGVLNSTVSHQ, from the exons ATGAGAGTGAG TGAAGTCCACGCAGCAGAATCGGTTGCCTACCTCAACAGGACACTCATCAGGCTGCAGGATATTTGGGATGAAATCGGGATTCCAGAGGAACAGCGCCTACAGAGAACCAAGGATGTTCATAAGCACATAAAA GGTCTCCTGGACCTGATGATTGCAGAAGAAGAGGGGCTCAAGAAAAGATTACTGAAAGACATACAGTCATCTCTTAAGGAACTTAATGATTTGTGTGCTGAACTTCAGTTGCCCCCCTTTGAG GAAGAAGATGGCTGCACCATGTTGCAGATGGAAAAGAATAGCCGCACACGTCTGGAGGTCATGAAGGCGCAAAAGAAGCAAAGAATGGAAGAGCTCAAGGGCCTTGTTGACAAAGACCGCGAGCTGTGTGATATTATGTGCACTACCCCATTTTACATTGACCAGGACTCAATCCCATCACTGAAGCAACTGGAGACATATCGTGCCTACCTGAATGACCTGACCCAACAGAAG GAAAGTCGTCATGATGAATTTGTCAGTGTTAAAAAGGAGATCGCCATAGTCATGGATGAGCTGGAGCGCCACCCAGAGACAAGTTTTGAAATGGATGTGATGTGTGAGGATGAGGAGGCATTTTGTTTGTCAAATGACAACATTGCTGCCCTTAAACTACTCCTTAGTCAG TTACAAGAACGCAAGGCTGAGAATGAACGTTGTTGTTCTGCTCATCGCTCTAAAATCCAGGAGCTGTGGGAAAGACTTCAGATTCCCCAAGAGGAGAGGGAATCCTTCTCTGAGCATATGGTCAAGTCTAAGAAGAGGAACATTGAGGCA CTCCAGGCTGAGGTCCAGCGTCTGGAGGTGCTGAAAATGCAGAGCATGAAGAGTGTCATTGAAGCCATCAGAGCTGAGATTGCCCTTTTCTGGCAGCGATGCTTCTACAGTCAAGAACAGCAGCAAGCTTTTGTTCCATATCATTATG ATGATTTCACTGAAGAGCTTCTTAACCTGCACGAGGCAGAGGTCAAGACCCTGAAGAAGTGTTATGAGGAACACAGAGAACTCTTTGAGGGAGTCACAAAATGGCAGGAGAACTGGACCTTGTACTTGGAACTTGAT AAAAAGGCCAATGACCCATCCAGATTCAACAACAGAGGTGGGAACCTTCTAAAAGAAGAGAAGCAAAGAGCTGACCTGCAGAAAAGTTTGCCTAAG CTGGAGAAGAGTCTTAAAGCCCAAATTGATGTTTGGGAGCAGGAGCAAGGCAGGGAATTCCTGGTCAACGGACAGAAATTTCTTGAGTATGTGCAGCAGCAGTGGGACCACCACCATGctgaaaaggaaaaagagaaacTGGACAGA CAATTGAAGAAATCTAAGCAGATACAGGAAGACATGTTATATGGAACATCAATGAGAACACCATCCAAAAGGCGGATAGGAGGGACTCCCACGCCTGGAAAAGTGAGAAAG CTCAATGGCACCTCGACCCTCTCCACTCCTAACAGCTTCCTTAGTTCAGGCCTCGGTGGAACCATGTGCCAGTCCTCCATCCAGAAACTACCTCCGTCTGCCAGCAAG GGTCAAGGCCTGCGAACCCCTGGACATGGAAAGACTCCCCGTGCACTAGACCGAAACAAGGAAAACATCTCCCATCTTAGAAACACTCCAGGTGGCACACTAAGGTCTCAGGATACTCAAGATCACACCTTCACCTTTAACTCTGTCGCTGGCTCCTATTCGGAATTTGCG AGGGACCTCTCGAAGGCTTCTAAATCAAATGTGAAGGCAGGAGTGCTGAACTCCACTGTCAGCCATCAGTGA